CATGTACTGTTCAGACTAtactaaacaaaaaaatggaATAAAAGCTTAACATTCATAAAGCTACTTGCTGCGTTTGTTTACAAAcatcacatttcacatttaatgaataaatgtgGTCACAGATCAGTAGTTCCTGGTTCCTGGTTGCACTTTGCTCTACATTGATTGTTTAAGCAGATGTTTGCATTGCGGCATTTAATTTTAGGGCAGTAACAAATCATACATTGTGAAATGTGGGCAAGGCAGAATGGTGTCAAATCCTGTGTTTTACGATTAAAAAAGAGAACAAGATAACAGGAACCTCTGAAACTAGGCAAAGCGTTGTGCGCAACGTAAATTTTCCAAACCCTGGTTTCAACAGCTTGTGTTCAACGTTTTCATTGAGAACCTGCGTCTTCGTGGCTGGAAGCTGCACGTCTCTGACTCATGCGGGACAGCCCGGTCCTGACGGGCTGCAGACGCTGGTGTGGTGTGTGACATCACTCAGCCACCGTGGGAGCGCGTCGTCGTAGCGCGCAGGCGTTTGATTGCTGCTGTCTGGGCAGATTGCAGCAGATTGTAGCTCCGCCCTCGATTACTCAGCCTGCTTGACTCGGGGTCGCGGAgccgcgctgcgcagcgcgtgAGAAGACGGGAGAAGCGTCCGAGGCGGAGCGGAGGGAGCGCGGATGGGCTCGAGTTGCCGGAGCGGAGAATAGTTTGGCTCCAGATTCCCACGCGACGAGTTCGGGGTTTGACGCGCGCGCGGCTTTGCTCCCAGCTCTGGTGGATCGCGCTGGACGGGACGCGCGCAGGGCTTTTTTCCCACGCCGCGAGAAGTTTGTGCGCCGACTTCGTGGAGTAGTTGCGGGTGTGTAGACGGAGCCGGCCCCGCCGCCCGCCGCTCGTCACGCCTGCGTGGGCCACGGAGCCGCGAGTTCGCCCGCTGCCCTGCGCTTCGGCCCCGTCTCGGCGAATCATGGCGCTCAAAGCGAGGGCGCTGTACGACTTCAACTCGGAAAACGCCGGCGAGGTGTCGGTGAAGGAGAACGAGATTGTCACACTGTACAGCGAGCAGGACATCGAGGGCTGGTTCGAGGGGGTGAACAGCAAAGGGGAGAGGGGGCTGTTCCCCGCGTCCTACGTGGAGATCCTGAGGAGCGACGCCGCGTCCAcgctcaacaacaacagctgcggCACATCTGGGGACTCCCGCTACACCAACATCCCCGCTGGAGGCTTCGACGGCTCCTACAAACCCCAGAATAAGGTCGAGAACTTTCCCAAACCGCCTCCTCCTTCATTCCCCTCCTTCTCTGGCCCTCCACTAAAACAACAgcctccgcagcagcagcagcagcatgtttacCAGGGCAGCGATGATGACTGGGATGATGACTGGGACGACAGCTCCACTGTGGCAGACGAGCCCGGCACCGTAGGCGGACGGTACCACGACGTCGAAGGCAACGGGCCGTCCACCTACAGGGTCTCAACCTCCTCGATGTCGAGAGGGAACGCGCAGCAGGCGAAGAGCTCGGCCACGGTCAGCAGGAACCTCAACAGGTTCTCCACGTTCGTGAAGTCGGGGGGGGAGGCGTTTGTGCTGGGGGAGGCGGCGGGCTTCGTGAAGGACGGCGATAAGATCTGCGTGGTGATGGGTCAGTACGGCCCGGAGTGGCAGGAGAACCCGTATCCCTTCACCTGTGCCATCGACGACCCGACCAAGCAGACCAAGTTCAAGGGCATGAAAAGCTACATCTCCTACAAACTGACGCCCACCCACACCCAGAACCCGGTGAACCGGCGCTACAAGCACTTCGACTGGCTGTACGCCCGCCTGGTGGAGAAGTTCCCCGTCATCTCGGTGCCGCACATCCCCGAGAAGCAGGCGACCGGCCGCTTCGAGGAGGACTTCATCTCCAAGAGGAGGAAGGGCCTGATCTGGTGGATGAACCACATGACGAGCCACCCGGTGCTGGCGCGCTGCGACGTCTTCCAGCACTTCCTCGCCTGCAGCAGCACCGACGAGAAGGCCTGGAAGCAGGGCAAGAGGAAGGCGGAGAAGGACGAGATGGTGGGGGCCAACTTCTTCCTCACCATCAGCCCCCCGCCCAGTCCGCTCGACTTCCAGGAGGTGGAGAGCAAAATAGACGGCTTTAAGGCGTTCACCAAGCGCATGGACGACGGCGCCCTGCAGCTCAACGCCACCGCCAACGACTTCGCCCGCAAGCAGATCAGCGGCTTCAAGAAGGAGTACCAGAAGGTGGGCTTGTCCTTCAAGGTCCTGGGCCAAGCCTTCGAAATGGACCAGCAGCCGTATTCCGCCGGACTCAACCAGGCGCTCGCCTTCACCGGGGACGCGTACGAGGCCATTGGGGAGTACTTCGCCGAGCAGCCCAGCAAGGATCTGGACCCGGTCATGGATTTGTTAGCTCTTTACCAGGGACACCTGGCAAACTACCCAGACATCATTCACGTCCAGAaaggtaaacaacaacaacaacatcaacccTGTTGTGCACATTCGTCATTTGCGAATTTATCATTTAGTTTGGTTGAGTTCCCTGTTGTCAACCTTTCATTCGGTTTCATTGACACGTTAATTGGAAAAAATGAATATATTTAGTCGTGTGGTTGAGGCCGAGCCGCCCCGTTGCCTTTATTAGCTAGAACTTAGCAAAACAAATAACTCTGGCGCTGCCTTTGTTGGTCCAACGCACTGGATCAACTGCACACGCTGGATTTTCCATTAGCGGTGAACTGCTACATGTCAGTCGTCCTGCTCTGGATGTAAACAGCATCCAGTCTTTAATCACTGTCCGGTTCTGGTCCGTTCTCCTGCATAGATAGATGCCAGTTTCGTGGGAGGCAACCTGTTACACAAAAGCAACAAGCAGTTGTATTTACACCAGAAGTGGCTTGTGGCTGTAAAGTCCAGGCTGAGCCGCTCAACGACCCTTTCACCAGGCAGGTTTTACTGCTCTGGCTTTTTAAACCTTTTCACATCGCTGGGGTTTGTAATCCAGCATAAAACAATGTCACGTAGGACACAGTGTAACCGGTGTACCGGTACCTTCAGTCCTAGTGTTTCCTTTCTAAGATCACACACCTCTGTGACCTGTATGGGTCAATGCACCAGCTGGAGTCCCTGCTGAGCTCCACGGTTTGTGTCACGTCTCCAAATCGGGCCTTTAAAGTTGCTTAGGAGCAACGACCACTTGGTTTCTGAGTTGGGCCGGAGCTTCCTCCTGGTTTATCATTTGGGCTCCAAGTCCCAGACTCATTGAGCCCACGGCGCCCGGCGCTGGGGAAGCGGGTCAGACGTCGAGGCTGCAGCGGGACACTTCCCGTCGGCCGGCAGCATCTTGCCACGTAGGCAGCGCGCTGCCCCAATAAGGCGCCGCCGGCGCTGAGCCAGCGGAGCGTGATAAGACCGGCCCCGTTCTGCAGATAAGAGGCCCAGATTTGATTCCACGCAGGGGAGACCTCGCTCCAGGCGGCGTTCCGCAGGGACAGAGAGCGAGTGCTCTCACACTGGGAGGCTGGAAGCAACGCTAATGAGACATCCAGAGCGTCGCGACCACCAAAGCAGAGAACGCAGCTCGTTGAATTCAAAATGACTTTGATCTGATCTTTTTTTAATGGACTCAGActctttatttcctgtttattttgaGGAAAGTCGCTTGTGCGTTTCTTTTTTACTGCTGAAGTCATCAAGCAGGCACCAAGTTATTTTTACAAAGTGGGaagtcaaacacaaagtcacCCTTGATATTTCAGGGTTATAACAGTGTGTGCAGACAAACAAACCCCTGAGGCCTCCAGCTTCATGACGCCAGTGTCTGCTTCAGGCTGTGAACATTTATTATACACTTAATGTACCTGATTTACATCAAACCCCTTAAAACCTTCTGTTTAGCACAGCGTGTCTGCCGGTTGCCTTCATATTTCCAGGAagcataaaatgcaaatatgcaCAGAGCAGGTGCTTGATGCCACGTGcacctgtgcctgtgtctgcccACCTCAGGCCTTTTACAATAAGCCGGCACTCGACAGCCGCCAATAACGCTGCCAGACGACGGCACCTGAAGCGAGAGCTGTCTTTCAACGGAGCCATTAAGACTGAGCGCGACTGAGCTTCAGTCTGTGTTATTCACACCTAATCTGCCTGTGTGCGTCTCACCCGCCCGTCGACCCGCATCGATGCGCGTTCTGTGGTAAACGTGTGAAGTCAAATGCTGTTGTTCtaatctgctctctgctccacaCATGAAGCGGGGCCaagccacttcctgttgtgCTACAGTAGTGGTCAGTAGGACAAGTAGGTCAGCGACGGCCACGTGCTGCTTGGCTGCATCTTGGTGGAGTGGGATTTGAATTTAAGGCAACGGAAGTGAGCGCAGCTTTGAAAGCACAGGGTCGGCGCTGCTCAGTCATATCAGGACCAACCCACCCCAGCTGTTCATCAGCCTCATCAGCATCTGAAGGTGTTTCTTGCTCATTGTAAGTGTCTCATGAGGACGTGAGGCTCCAGACGGATCTTTCTGTGTCCCCATGGAAGTGAGCAGTGAAGCATCACTGGATTGATCTCCGCCTCTACAGGGATTCCATTAGCCAGCTTATGCTACCGGCATCAGTAGTGTTTATAAAAAATACAGGGTGAATGTTTCCAAGACTGGTTATAGGAGACGAAGTTAAACAGGCAAGAAAGTAGCAAAGTGTAAGTAGTGCAGGAGTCAAAACACATAGACTTTATTTGTCAAATGTGCATATTGTCAAATATGGAAATGCAACAAGTAAAATTGCTCGAAGTGTTTGTTCAAACACAGTGGGATCGTCTGCAGTGTTGATTTTAGACCGGGGCTCTTCCACCTCCAGGGAGATTTACGAACGGCTTTTATTCcataaacagagaaacaaatgttttctcagACGAAAGCAAAGATGAATGAGTTTGTTACTGATCACTGTTGTGACTCGTCTCCACTATCTTTCTAGATAGTGTTTGCTTTGTCTCTGCTACATGATGGATCCTGCTTAGTGGACGAAATGCCCCCTGCTGATCTCTATTACGGTGGATCACATGAATGGACCAAACAATGGCAGGGGTCTCATGCATGCGGGGTCTTCCTGCTGCGTCAGCCGGTGCAGTGACGAGACGGGATGGCGGCCGGTCGTCCGGGTCAGCGGCTCGCGGTCGCTCGGCGTTGCGTAAGCGGGGATTACGTAAGAGCGGGAGCAGCTGTTGTGCAGGAGGGGCTGCTGCACAACCAGAGGACTGCCTCACAGCGTCCAGGAGCTTTCCTGCTCTCTGGGCATCAGCCTCATGCACGTTGAGGCTCGCGTTGGTGGCTCTGTTTGTAGGCGTTTACTATGAGGAtccgtgtttttgtttttataggtAGTACGGAACAtttctgttctacatttaaTTTTAGTGTAAAGGGAACTTCACGTCCTATCAGTCGCTTTATTTACTAAACTTTGCATCTATAAATATACTGTTTGGTGCTGGTGCAGGTGCTGTAGCTAAATAAACTTAACCTAAGGTTCAAGGACTAAGTGAAATAAAGTGAGGTGAATTAACCAACAACAGATttgtcacttttctttgtaatgAAACACAGTTTGGTCACCTGTTAATGCACCTGATACTTGGCCAAACATGTCGGGAGACGTCGGACCTGATAAGCCActtctgagaatgttcagtattcAGTATCGTGACTGATTAAGTTCCTATTTGACTGGCTTCACTTCATCTGcctttgtggtggaaatttcccgtaaagaggcaggtgagagagttgtcttttgtgagatttattataaaaatcaaggaaaataaaaataatggggaaatcaaagggcacaagagattcgttgtttgtgtaagaatgttcagtgttgcacctaatcagcacatgacgactgtgctGGATAACTCACGGGTTAAGTCGTTGGGCCGCTGCGTCGGTTCCGTCTGTATTTCCACCGGCCCGTCTCAGCTCGGCTCGTATTATTTCCTCCCTGGCTCTCGTGCTCTTTCTGTTGTGCGTTAGAGGAATTTCAAAAATCTGGGTTAAACTGCAGCCGAGGGAGCTTGAGGCGGAAGGCACACGGAGCAGACTTTTAGGGGGAAGGGTTGAGAGGCGTCTTTTTGGTGGACGTTTGTGCGGTTGTGTTATAAGTCGCGTTGCCTGTGAAGCGTTTATGTCCCGTTGACTTTACCTGTAGTCAGGAGGCGTGTGTCAGTGACGCACAGCAGCTGAGTGACGACTAAAGAAATTCCATGACCGATATTACAGGACGTTCCAGGACATCGAGCCCTGAAGCCAAACACTAACTCCCTCCCAATCACTGATGATTTCTTCATGTGTGCATCTTGTCTTACTGCATTTTTAATGACCACAATATGTCAAAGTCCGTTGTTTGGTAAcgtttttctctgtttgtggGTCACTCAGCTCAGGTCATTACACCTTTGGAGCTAAAAAGGAAGTGTGGTATTAACACCTGCATgtgctttaaataataataaggttATTTAAAACGCGGCTACAGTTCAGGCTTCCTCTTTTTGCTCATTAACAGTCACGCAGAAACCAGAAGCAGCACAGATACGTCGGGGTCAAATCCGTCTCTCCAGCTTCCAGCTGTGACGTGTAAACACCTGAAAAGCCTTTCCACTTAACCCTTGGGCTGAGTGGCTTTGGATGCAGCCTCTGCGCCTCCTGCTATTATGGTGTCATCAGCCTGGAAGGTTATAGCTTGTTCTTATAaaggaagcggcggcggcggtcgaccTGCATGAAAACGGGACGTTGTAAAGCGTCACGTCTGTGCTCTTATGCCACAAGACTCCACCACAGCCATGACAGCAAGTAGCTGTTGCTTGCAGCATGGAAACCTTGAGGTGACTGGAGACATGACTCACTATGTGCATGGGTTGTGTTCCGTGCAGATAAACCAGATGTGGTTTACTGATGAGCTCAGGATTCTAGTAACTGCTACCTGCTATTAAATGTAATTTGCTGATGAGGAAACAATGTTTGCACTCAGGTGAGCGGGTCACGCTTGAGTTCAGGTGTGTTCAGGTTCAGCATTTGGTACCAGAGAGCTGAGGGAGTGAAAATCCCCTTAAAAGGCTGCTGTGGGGACTTTGAAGTGACGTGATGTCAGAGATGTTTCTAAATTCAGGCCCTCTCACATTCTCTAACTGTGGGTCTGGTTCTCAGGGAGTTTGGAACAAACAGTTCATGAGTCGCAAATCTATATTTAGTCTGTTCCCTGACGTTAGAGCTGCGCTGTCAAGTTGTGCTCTTAAGTATTAGAGTCAAAGTGTCACCATTATTGACTAGCTTTTCAgagtttgtttaaaaatgtgaaaGAAGGTGAAATTTGGATGATTGTTTTGTTGATTTTGATCAGTCTTTCCGTGTTTCGCCTGCAAACAGGAGCTCTAACAAAGGTGAAGGAGAGCCAGAAGCACGTGGAGGAGGGCAAGATGGACAGGACGCAGGCAGAGGGCATCAACGAACGCTGCAACATCATCTCCTGCGCCACGCTGGCCGAGATCCAGCACTTCCACCACATCCGCGTGCGCGACTTCAAGGCGCAGATGCAGCactacctgcagcagcagatcggCTTCTTCCAGAAGATCACggggaagctggaggaggcgctgcagaaGTACGACAACGCGTAGCGCGCCCCCCGCGGCAGCTCGTCGGTTCAGACCCTGGTCCAAAAGGCCACGCGCGCCCCCGCCAGCCGGCAGTGgcccgaggaggaggggggaggaggaggaggagggtgaaggagaCGAAGCGTCCGTCAATAAAGAGACGTCGCTGGCCACAGTTGTTTATGATGGCCACGTGGTCCGGTGTGCGGGTGCAACATGTCCAATCAATGTTGGCGTATCTGCCAGATTCCATTAGCCTCACGTCACAGCTCCTGGATGTGACTGCTGCCACACTGCCTCCTGGAAACACTCGAGCCCTCCTGGTTTCCCTCTGCTCGGAAAAACAGGACTAATGTTTAGAATGACGCTTTCTGTGCCTTCTCAATACACCTCTCTGGTCCTTTTGTTACTGGCTACTAAACGGCTTTATATTCTGTGTatgttaaaatatatatatatattacaattGTTTTTACAAAGCTGCGCATTTTGACAATTATTCCGGTGCGCTGTTCCCTCGAGAGGACGGTTTTATCTTTAACGGTGTGTAACAAAGTGAGAATCTGCATCCAGAGAGGAAAGCCTTCTGGAAGCTctgccttacacacacacacacacacacacacacacacaaacacacacacacacacacacacacacacacacacacacacacacacagcaccggTGCTGAAGATCCCAATTGGAGCAGCTCGACTCGGGGGACAGACATTAAAGCCCATCAGTGCTTTTGGGGCTCAGCTTTGCTGTAGGCAGAATCGAGACCTGATATGTTTTAATAATGCATCTTTTTAATAACACACCTCTAGACAGTTCACGTGTTCTGTATGACTATTTTTAACCTATCATGTTGACTGCATCACAGACTAACAGAGATGCTAAATAAATTCATCTTTTCACACGAAGCTGTTGATTGGTCCCATGTGTTTTGTAAAGAGGCTTTTATCTTTGCtgtatagattttttttaattcaatgtGACTATACTCAGAATTCATACGAGCGCAGACGCTGCACCACTTAACACTCGGCATCAGGACAACGCGAGGTTTCCCCGGCGCCTCCCTGAAGGGCCGCTGTGCCGTGTCAGGCCTTGATGCTAGGCCTCGGCTCGGATCTGCTGACATGGCAGGGCCCGGCGCAGCATCTGGGACATCTGCGCGCTGTTATGAGAGCTGGAGAGGATGACAGAGAATATGCAGTAAACAGGAAAAGGCCAAAAGCAGCGGGGACAGGTTATTAGCTCTCATCACAACCGGCGGCTTCTGCCACGGATGGTCGGGTTTGTCCGTTGTTCAGGAGACATCAGGAGGTGAATATGCTGTAAAGCAAACGGTCTATTAATGAAACCAGTTTAATAGATCCATGACTTCCATCGCATTTGAAGCAAACGTGGGAACCGattatttgtattttcacaTTAAATTCACAGGCCCAAACCAACAACAGGTTAAAGGTGAGAGTCATGAGTGAGGCGTTATGTGGACACGTCATGTAGTAATGTGTAATGAGTGATGTTTCCTGTGAGCTCGGCTGACGTCCTGTGGGAAGCGCTGCCTGTTTGTGCTGCGTTATCTGCTTGGTTTTCTCAATAAACTTGAGCCTCTGCCTTTAGCGATATCTCGTCCCGCGGCCTGGTGTCACGGCTGCCAACGCCCGGGAAatggctgctcctctgtttaAAGCCCTCACACATACGCTCCTGACGTGGGTTCTGTAAAAGTTAAACTAACATTGGACTCATCGGTGAAGAACCTAAAAACCTGCAGACGGCAGCGATTCTAGGAGACGCGTGGGCTTCTTCTCACCGCAGTCGGGTGGTGAAAGGGCTCTTGATTCACgctgggagctgctgaccaCATTTCACAGACACGAGCGTCAGCTGCAGGAAACGCTCGGCCGCGGGAGCAGCTCTGGAGTCTCCCGACGCCACAGAGCGGCTGAGGCTTTAACGGCTGTGGCAGATGAGACGCCGTGCGGCTCCTCGAGGTGGGACAACTCGTCTCAGTGACAAACCCACACACGGGCGGCGTTCGTGGGCC
Above is a window of Betta splendens chromosome 9, fBetSpl5.4, whole genome shotgun sequence DNA encoding:
- the snx18a gene encoding sorting nexin-18a, encoding MALKARALYDFNSENAGEVSVKENEIVTLYSEQDIEGWFEGVNSKGERGLFPASYVEILRSDAASTLNNNSCGTSGDSRYTNIPAGGFDGSYKPQNKVENFPKPPPPSFPSFSGPPLKQQPPQQQQQHVYQGSDDDWDDDWDDSSTVADEPGTVGGRYHDVEGNGPSTYRVSTSSMSRGNAQQAKSSATVSRNLNRFSTFVKSGGEAFVLGEAAGFVKDGDKICVVMGQYGPEWQENPYPFTCAIDDPTKQTKFKGMKSYISYKLTPTHTQNPVNRRYKHFDWLYARLVEKFPVISVPHIPEKQATGRFEEDFISKRRKGLIWWMNHMTSHPVLARCDVFQHFLACSSTDEKAWKQGKRKAEKDEMVGANFFLTISPPPSPLDFQEVESKIDGFKAFTKRMDDGALQLNATANDFARKQISGFKKEYQKVGLSFKVLGQAFEMDQQPYSAGLNQALAFTGDAYEAIGEYFAEQPSKDLDPVMDLLALYQGHLANYPDIIHVQKGALTKVKESQKHVEEGKMDRTQAEGINERCNIISCATLAEIQHFHHIRVRDFKAQMQHYLQQQIGFFQKITGKLEEALQKYDNA